In Ovis aries strain OAR_USU_Benz2616 breed Rambouillet chromosome 14, ARS-UI_Ramb_v3.0, whole genome shotgun sequence, a single genomic region encodes these proteins:
- the LOC114118049 gene encoding cationic amino acid transporter 3-like isoform X4: MVPAHTAPSPPQQPRGEDCLLCSGLPASVLGDVSAPAPHGLTSASLTDPVLQALLQGSNWNMSATSRMLQQYVHQFSQKLAHRRLLEARAESESPEAHLSTLDLVALGVGRTLGAGVYILVGAVAKVRAGPATVICFLVAGLSCVLSGLCYAEFGARVPGSSSAYLYSYITMGQLCAFITGWNLILSLVIGTACIARGWSSALDSLTGNYISQGLQETLSLHVPYFLPTYADFVALALVLLLTGVLVLGARESTLVYKVFTVINLLVLSFVILSGFVKGDLRNWELTEQDYKLHTSGSTDTYSLERLDPLGSGGFMPFGVEGILHGAATCFYAFLGFDSIAVRGGEALNPQHSIPFSIMISLFICFLAYFGVSAALTLMVLYYQIQPKSPLLQAFLHVGWGPARYFVAVGTLCALTSSLLGTMFTMPRLICEMAKDGLLFRGLAWTYGHTGTPVTAIMASGNIAGVMALLFEFTDLVDLVSVGTLLAYSLVVFSVLVLRYQPDQILSKKEKTEDKIEMKSEIEGSPLNSEPEAGTANILKTLWFPTSTIPTRKSGQIVYGCASLLVLLLTILSLVLTQWPSQLFSGDPGLTTVAVLLLLLITGVTVIIWRQPQDPTYLYFKDLSYTLDMGSDAAWRRTMSNSHQAPPPRLDKNIPGAGSS, from the exons ATGGTCCCCGCCCACACAGCCCCATCTCCACCCCAACAACCCAGGGGTGAGGACTGTCTTCTGTGCTCAGGACTCCCCGCTTCGGTTCTTGGAGATGTCTCAGCTCCAGCCCCGCACGGCTTAACCTCAGCCTCCCTGACTGACCCAGtgctccaggctctgctccaagGATCCA ATTGGAACATGTCAGCTACGTCTCGGATGCTCCAGCAGTATGTTCACCAATTTAGTCAGAAGCTGGCTCACAGGCGGCTGCTGGAGGCCAGAGCGGAGTCTGAGAGTCCCGAAGCCCATCTCAGCACCCTCGATCTGGTGGCCTTGGGTGTGGGCAGAACCCTGGGAGCTGGCGTGTACATCCTGGTTGGTGCAGTGGCCaaagtgagagctggaccagcGACTGTCATCTGCTTCCTGGTGGCCGGCCTGTCCTGTGTGTTGTCTGGGCTCTGCTATGCAGAGTTTGGGGCCCGGGTCCCAGGCTCCAGTTCTGCGTATCTCTACAGCTACATTACCATGGGACAACTCTGCGCCTTCATCACTGGCTGGAACCTCATCCTGTCCTTGGTCATCG GCACCGCCTGTATAGCCCGGGGCTGGAGCTCTGCCTTGGACAGCCTGACTGGGAACTACATCTCTCAGGGGTTACAGGAAACTCTCTCTCTGCATGTGCCCTACTTCCTGCCCACCTATGCAGACTTTGTCGCCCTGGCCCTGGTGCTGCTGCTCACAG GAGTGCTGGTCCTGGGAGCTCGCGAGTCGACCCTGGTTTACAAAGTGTTCACGGTCATCAACCTTTTGGTTCTCAGCTTTGTCATCCTCTCTGGCTTCGTTAAAGGAGACCTGCGCAATTGGGAGCTCACAGAACAGGACTACAAACTGCACACATCTGGATCCACTGACACTTATAGTTTGGAACG CTTGGACCCTCTGGGTTCCGGAGGGTTCATGCCCTTTGGCGTTGAAGGGATTCTCCACGGGGCAGCTACATGTTTCTACGCATTTCTTGGTTTTGATTCCATTGCCGTGAGAG GGGGAGAAGCCCTAAATCCTCAGCATTCCATCCCCTTCAGCATCATGATTTCTCTCTTCATCTGCTTTTTGGCATATTTTGGAGTCTCAGCGGCACTCACCCTCATGGTACTCTACTACCAGATTCAGCCCAAGAGTCCTTTGCTGCAGGCTTTTCTCCACGTAGGGTGGGGCCCTGCCAGATACTTTGTGGCTGTTGGCACCCTTTGTGCTCTTACATCCAG CCTCCTGGGTACCATGTTCACCATGCCTCGGCTGATCTGCGAAATGGCAAAGGATGGGCTCCTTTTCCGGGGACTTGCCTGGACCTATGGTCACACAGGCACCCCCGTCACGGCCATCATGGCTTCTGGAAACATTGCAG GGGTCATGGCATTACTGTTCGAATTCACGGATCTTGTGGATCTCGTATCTGTTGGGACGCTGCTTGCTTATTCCCTGGTGGTTTTTTCTGTGCTTGTCCTCAG ATACCAGCCAGATCAGATCTTaagcaaaaaggagaaaacagaagacaaaattgAGATGAAGTCTGAGATTGAAGGAAGTCCTTTGAACTCTGAGCCTGAAGCAGGAACCGCAAACATTCTAAAGACTCTGTGGTTCCCTACCAGCACCATCCCCACCCGGAAATCTGGCCAGATTGTCTATGGATGTGCTTCCCTGCTTG TTCTCCTGCTGACCATCCTGAGCCTGGTCCTGACCCAGTGGCCCAGCCAGTTGTTCTCTGGAGACCCCGGGCTCACAACagtggctgtgctgctgctgctgctcatcacTGGGGTCACGGTCATCATCTGGAGGCAGCCCCAGGACCCcacttatctttattttaaa GATCTGTCATATACTTTGGATATGGGATCCGACGCAGCCTGGAGGAGAACAATGAGCAacagccaccaggctccacctccCAGACTTGACAAAAACATCCCTGGTGCTGGGTCATCTTAA
- the LOC114118049 gene encoding cationic amino acid transporter 3-like isoform X2 — protein sequence MVPAHTAPSPPQQPRGEDCLLCSGLPASVLGDVSAPAPHGLTSASLTDPVLQALLQGSNWNMSATSRMLQQYVHQFSQKLAHRRLLEARAESESPEAHLSTLDLVALGVGRTLGAGVYILVGAVAKVRAGPATVICFLVAGLSCVLSGLCYAEFGARVPGSSSAYLYSYITMGQLCAFITGWNLILSLVIGTACIARGWSSALDSLTGNYISQGLQETLSLHVPYFLPTYADFVALALVLLLTGVLVLGARESTLVYKVFTVINLLVLSFVILSGFVKGDLRNWELTEQDYKLHTSGSTDTYSLERLDPLGSGGFMPFGVEGILHGAATCFYAFLGFDSIAVRGGEALNPQHSIPFSIMISLFICFLAYFGVSAALTLMVLYYQIQPKSPLLQAFLHVGWGPARYFVAVGTLCALTSSLLGTMFTMPRLICEMAKDGLLFRGLAWTYGHTGTPVTAIMASGNIAGVMALLFEFTDLVDLVSVGTLLAYSLVVFSVLVLRYQPDQILSKKEKTEDKIEMKSEIEGSPLNSEPEAGTANILKTLWFPTSTIPTRKSGQIVYGCASLLVLLLTILSLVLTQWPSQLFSGDPGLTTVAVLLLLLITGVTVIIWRQPQDPTYLYFKVPALPVLPLVSIFVNVSLMMQMTSGTWALFGIWAAIGSVIYFGYGIRRSLEENNEQQPPGSTSQT from the exons ATGGTCCCCGCCCACACAGCCCCATCTCCACCCCAACAACCCAGGGGTGAGGACTGTCTTCTGTGCTCAGGACTCCCCGCTTCGGTTCTTGGAGATGTCTCAGCTCCAGCCCCGCACGGCTTAACCTCAGCCTCCCTGACTGACCCAGtgctccaggctctgctccaagGATCCA ATTGGAACATGTCAGCTACGTCTCGGATGCTCCAGCAGTATGTTCACCAATTTAGTCAGAAGCTGGCTCACAGGCGGCTGCTGGAGGCCAGAGCGGAGTCTGAGAGTCCCGAAGCCCATCTCAGCACCCTCGATCTGGTGGCCTTGGGTGTGGGCAGAACCCTGGGAGCTGGCGTGTACATCCTGGTTGGTGCAGTGGCCaaagtgagagctggaccagcGACTGTCATCTGCTTCCTGGTGGCCGGCCTGTCCTGTGTGTTGTCTGGGCTCTGCTATGCAGAGTTTGGGGCCCGGGTCCCAGGCTCCAGTTCTGCGTATCTCTACAGCTACATTACCATGGGACAACTCTGCGCCTTCATCACTGGCTGGAACCTCATCCTGTCCTTGGTCATCG GCACCGCCTGTATAGCCCGGGGCTGGAGCTCTGCCTTGGACAGCCTGACTGGGAACTACATCTCTCAGGGGTTACAGGAAACTCTCTCTCTGCATGTGCCCTACTTCCTGCCCACCTATGCAGACTTTGTCGCCCTGGCCCTGGTGCTGCTGCTCACAG GAGTGCTGGTCCTGGGAGCTCGCGAGTCGACCCTGGTTTACAAAGTGTTCACGGTCATCAACCTTTTGGTTCTCAGCTTTGTCATCCTCTCTGGCTTCGTTAAAGGAGACCTGCGCAATTGGGAGCTCACAGAACAGGACTACAAACTGCACACATCTGGATCCACTGACACTTATAGTTTGGAACG CTTGGACCCTCTGGGTTCCGGAGGGTTCATGCCCTTTGGCGTTGAAGGGATTCTCCACGGGGCAGCTACATGTTTCTACGCATTTCTTGGTTTTGATTCCATTGCCGTGAGAG GGGGAGAAGCCCTAAATCCTCAGCATTCCATCCCCTTCAGCATCATGATTTCTCTCTTCATCTGCTTTTTGGCATATTTTGGAGTCTCAGCGGCACTCACCCTCATGGTACTCTACTACCAGATTCAGCCCAAGAGTCCTTTGCTGCAGGCTTTTCTCCACGTAGGGTGGGGCCCTGCCAGATACTTTGTGGCTGTTGGCACCCTTTGTGCTCTTACATCCAG CCTCCTGGGTACCATGTTCACCATGCCTCGGCTGATCTGCGAAATGGCAAAGGATGGGCTCCTTTTCCGGGGACTTGCCTGGACCTATGGTCACACAGGCACCCCCGTCACGGCCATCATGGCTTCTGGAAACATTGCAG GGGTCATGGCATTACTGTTCGAATTCACGGATCTTGTGGATCTCGTATCTGTTGGGACGCTGCTTGCTTATTCCCTGGTGGTTTTTTCTGTGCTTGTCCTCAG ATACCAGCCAGATCAGATCTTaagcaaaaaggagaaaacagaagacaaaattgAGATGAAGTCTGAGATTGAAGGAAGTCCTTTGAACTCTGAGCCTGAAGCAGGAACCGCAAACATTCTAAAGACTCTGTGGTTCCCTACCAGCACCATCCCCACCCGGAAATCTGGCCAGATTGTCTATGGATGTGCTTCCCTGCTTG TTCTCCTGCTGACCATCCTGAGCCTGGTCCTGACCCAGTGGCCCAGCCAGTTGTTCTCTGGAGACCCCGGGCTCACAACagtggctgtgctgctgctgctgctcatcacTGGGGTCACGGTCATCATCTGGAGGCAGCCCCAGGACCCcacttatctttattttaaa GTCCCTGCTCTGCCTGTCCTCCCACTGGTCAGCATCTTCGTGAACGTTTCCCTGATGATGCAGATGACCTCTGGGACCTGGGCCCTGTTTGGCATCTGGGCAGCGATTG GATCTGTCATATACTTTGGATATGGGATCCGACGCAGCCTGGAGGAGAACAATGAGCAacagccaccaggctccacctccCAGACTTGA
- the LOC121816563 gene encoding solute carrier family 2, facilitated glucose transporter member 3-like — protein MGTTKITAPLIFAISVATIGSFQFGYNTGVINAPEAIIKDFLNYALEEWSETPPSSMLLTFLWSLSVAIFSVGGMIGSFSIGLFVNRFGRRNSMLIVNLLAIAGGCLMGFCKIAESVEMLIVGRLVIGVFCGLCTGFVPMYIEEISPTTLRGAFGTLNQLGIVIGILVAQIFGLKVILGTKDLWPLLLGFTIVPAIIQCAALPFCPESPRFLLINRREEEKAKEVLQRLRGTKDVAQDIQEMKDESARMSQEKQVTVLELFRAPNYRKPIVVSIMLQLSQQLSGINTVIYYSTGIFKDAGVQEPVYATISTGVVNTIFTVVSLFLVERAGRRTLHLTGLGGMAFCSILIMISLLLKTDYSWMSFVCIVAILVFVAFFEIGPGPIPWFIVAEFFSQGPRPAAMAVAGCSNWTSNFLVGLSFPLATLYLGAYIFIFFTLFLIIFWVFTFFKVPETRGRTFEEITRAFEGKVQTGICGEEDPITEMNSIQPTMDTSA, from the coding sequence ATGGGAACCACAAAGATCACCGCACCTCTGATCTTCGCCATCTCAGTTGCTACCATAGGCTCTTTCCAGTTTGGCTACAACACTGGAGTCATCAACGCTCCTGAGGCGATCATAAAGGACTTTCTCAATTACGCTTTGGAAGAGTGGTCAGAAACCCCCCCGTCCAGCATGCTCCTCACTTTCCTGTGGTCCTTGTCTGTGGCCATCTTCTCCGTGGGTGGTATGATCGGTTCCTTCTCCATTGGACTCTTTGTCAACCGATTTGGCAGGCGCAATTCAATGCTTATTGTTAACCTGTTGGCCATAGCTGGTGGCTGCCTTATGGGATTCTGCAAAATAGCAGAGTCGGTTGAAATGCTGATCGTGGGCCGACTGGTTATCGGTGTCTTCTGCGGACTCTGCACAGGATTCGTGCCCATGTACATTGAAGAGATCTCACCTACTACCCTGCGGGGCGCCTTTGGTACTCTCAACCAGCTGGGCATCGTTATCGGAATTCTGGTGGCCCAGATCTTTGGTCTAAAAGTCATCTTGGGGACTAAAGATCTCTGGCCTCTGCTCCTGGGCTTCACCATCGTACCAGCCATCATCCAGTGCGCTGCCCTTCCATTTTGCCCTGAAAGTCCTAGATTCTTGCTCATTAacagaagggaggaggagaaggcaaaggAGGTCCTCCAGAGATTACGGGGCACCAAGGATGTGGCTCAGGACATCCAGGAGATGAAGGATGAGAGTGCGCGGATGTCGCAGGAGAAGCAAGTCACCGTGCTAGAACTCTTCCGTGCCCCCAACTACCGGAAACCCATCGTTGTCTCCATCATGCTCCAGCTCTCCCAGCAGCTCTCTGGGATCAATACGGTGATCTACTACTCGACAGGAATCTTCAAAGACGCAGGTGTCCAGGAGCCAGTCTATGCCACCATCAGCACAGGTGTGGTCAACACCATCTTCACTGTGGTGTCTCTGTTCTTGGTGgaaagggctgggaggaggactCTACACCTGACTGGACTTGGAGGGATGGCTTTTTGTTCCATCCTCATTATGATTTCTTTGTTACTAAAGACTGATTATAGCTGGATGAGCTTTGTCTGTATTGTAGCCATCCTGGTCTTCGTGGCCTTCTTTGAAATTGGCCCAGGCCCCATTCCCTGGTTCATTGTGGCTGAATTCTTCAGCCAGGGGCCCCGCCCAGCTGCCATGGCAGTGGCTGGTTGTTCCAACTGGACCTCCAACTTCCTGGTTGGGCTGTCCTTCCCCTTGGCCACGTTGTACTTAGGCGCCTACATTTTCATCTTCTTCACCCTCTTCCTCATTATCTTCTGGGTCTTCACCTTCTTCAAAGTTCCTGAGACCCGTGGCAGGACTTTTGAGGAAATTACACGAGCCTTTGAAGGGAAGGTGCAGACAGGAATCTGTGGTGAGGAAGACCCCATCACGGAGATGAACAGCATCCAGCCCACGATGGACACCAGCGCCTAA
- the LOC114118049 gene encoding cationic amino acid transporter 3-like isoform X3, with the protein MVPAHTAPSPPQQPRGEDCLLCSGLPASVLGDVSAPAPHGLTSASLTDPVLQALLQGSTDWNMSATSRMLQQYVHQFSQKLAHRRLLEARAESESPEAHLSTLDLVALGVGRTLGAGVYILVGAVAKVRAGPATVICFLVAGLSCVLSGLCYAEFGARVPGSSSAYLYSYITMGQLCAFITGWNLILSLVIGTACIARGWSSALDSLTGNYISQGLQETLSLHVPYFLPTYADFVALALVLLLTGVLVLGARESTLVYKVFTVINLLVLSFVILSGFVKGDLRNWELTEQDYKLHTSGSTDTYSLERLDPLGSGGFMPFGVEGILHGAATCFYAFLGFDSIAVRGGEALNPQHSIPFSIMISLFICFLAYFGVSAALTLMVLYYQIQPKSPLLQAFLHVGWGPARYFVAVGTLCALTSSLLGTMFTMPRLICEMAKDGLLFRGLAWTYGHTGTPVTAIMASGNIAGVMALLFEFTDLVDLVSVGTLLAYSLVVFSVLVLRYQPDQILSKKEKTEDKIEMKSEIEGSPLNSEPEAGTANILKTLWFPTSTIPTRKSGQIVYGCASLLVLLLTILSLVLTQWPSQLFSGDPGLTTVAVLLLLLITGVTVIIWRQPQDPTYLYFKDLSYTLDMGSDAAWRRTMSNSHQAPPPRLDKNIPGAGSS; encoded by the exons ATGGTCCCCGCCCACACAGCCCCATCTCCACCCCAACAACCCAGGGGTGAGGACTGTCTTCTGTGCTCAGGACTCCCCGCTTCGGTTCTTGGAGATGTCTCAGCTCCAGCCCCGCACGGCTTAACCTCAGCCTCCCTGACTGACCCAGtgctccaggctctgctccaagGATCCA CAGATTGGAACATGTCAGCTACGTCTCGGATGCTCCAGCAGTATGTTCACCAATTTAGTCAGAAGCTGGCTCACAGGCGGCTGCTGGAGGCCAGAGCGGAGTCTGAGAGTCCCGAAGCCCATCTCAGCACCCTCGATCTGGTGGCCTTGGGTGTGGGCAGAACCCTGGGAGCTGGCGTGTACATCCTGGTTGGTGCAGTGGCCaaagtgagagctggaccagcGACTGTCATCTGCTTCCTGGTGGCCGGCCTGTCCTGTGTGTTGTCTGGGCTCTGCTATGCAGAGTTTGGGGCCCGGGTCCCAGGCTCCAGTTCTGCGTATCTCTACAGCTACATTACCATGGGACAACTCTGCGCCTTCATCACTGGCTGGAACCTCATCCTGTCCTTGGTCATCG GCACCGCCTGTATAGCCCGGGGCTGGAGCTCTGCCTTGGACAGCCTGACTGGGAACTACATCTCTCAGGGGTTACAGGAAACTCTCTCTCTGCATGTGCCCTACTTCCTGCCCACCTATGCAGACTTTGTCGCCCTGGCCCTGGTGCTGCTGCTCACAG GAGTGCTGGTCCTGGGAGCTCGCGAGTCGACCCTGGTTTACAAAGTGTTCACGGTCATCAACCTTTTGGTTCTCAGCTTTGTCATCCTCTCTGGCTTCGTTAAAGGAGACCTGCGCAATTGGGAGCTCACAGAACAGGACTACAAACTGCACACATCTGGATCCACTGACACTTATAGTTTGGAACG CTTGGACCCTCTGGGTTCCGGAGGGTTCATGCCCTTTGGCGTTGAAGGGATTCTCCACGGGGCAGCTACATGTTTCTACGCATTTCTTGGTTTTGATTCCATTGCCGTGAGAG GGGGAGAAGCCCTAAATCCTCAGCATTCCATCCCCTTCAGCATCATGATTTCTCTCTTCATCTGCTTTTTGGCATATTTTGGAGTCTCAGCGGCACTCACCCTCATGGTACTCTACTACCAGATTCAGCCCAAGAGTCCTTTGCTGCAGGCTTTTCTCCACGTAGGGTGGGGCCCTGCCAGATACTTTGTGGCTGTTGGCACCCTTTGTGCTCTTACATCCAG CCTCCTGGGTACCATGTTCACCATGCCTCGGCTGATCTGCGAAATGGCAAAGGATGGGCTCCTTTTCCGGGGACTTGCCTGGACCTATGGTCACACAGGCACCCCCGTCACGGCCATCATGGCTTCTGGAAACATTGCAG GGGTCATGGCATTACTGTTCGAATTCACGGATCTTGTGGATCTCGTATCTGTTGGGACGCTGCTTGCTTATTCCCTGGTGGTTTTTTCTGTGCTTGTCCTCAG ATACCAGCCAGATCAGATCTTaagcaaaaaggagaaaacagaagacaaaattgAGATGAAGTCTGAGATTGAAGGAAGTCCTTTGAACTCTGAGCCTGAAGCAGGAACCGCAAACATTCTAAAGACTCTGTGGTTCCCTACCAGCACCATCCCCACCCGGAAATCTGGCCAGATTGTCTATGGATGTGCTTCCCTGCTTG TTCTCCTGCTGACCATCCTGAGCCTGGTCCTGACCCAGTGGCCCAGCCAGTTGTTCTCTGGAGACCCCGGGCTCACAACagtggctgtgctgctgctgctgctcatcacTGGGGTCACGGTCATCATCTGGAGGCAGCCCCAGGACCCcacttatctttattttaaa GATCTGTCATATACTTTGGATATGGGATCCGACGCAGCCTGGAGGAGAACAATGAGCAacagccaccaggctccacctccCAGACTTGACAAAAACATCCCTGGTGCTGGGTCATCTTAA
- the LOC114118049 gene encoding cationic amino acid transporter 3-like isoform X1: protein MVPAHTAPSPPQQPRGEDCLLCSGLPASVLGDVSAPAPHGLTSASLTDPVLQALLQGSTDWNMSATSRMLQQYVHQFSQKLAHRRLLEARAESESPEAHLSTLDLVALGVGRTLGAGVYILVGAVAKVRAGPATVICFLVAGLSCVLSGLCYAEFGARVPGSSSAYLYSYITMGQLCAFITGWNLILSLVIGTACIARGWSSALDSLTGNYISQGLQETLSLHVPYFLPTYADFVALALVLLLTGVLVLGARESTLVYKVFTVINLLVLSFVILSGFVKGDLRNWELTEQDYKLHTSGSTDTYSLERLDPLGSGGFMPFGVEGILHGAATCFYAFLGFDSIAVRGGEALNPQHSIPFSIMISLFICFLAYFGVSAALTLMVLYYQIQPKSPLLQAFLHVGWGPARYFVAVGTLCALTSSLLGTMFTMPRLICEMAKDGLLFRGLAWTYGHTGTPVTAIMASGNIAGVMALLFEFTDLVDLVSVGTLLAYSLVVFSVLVLRYQPDQILSKKEKTEDKIEMKSEIEGSPLNSEPEAGTANILKTLWFPTSTIPTRKSGQIVYGCASLLVLLLTILSLVLTQWPSQLFSGDPGLTTVAVLLLLLITGVTVIIWRQPQDPTYLYFKVPALPVLPLVSIFVNVSLMMQMTSGTWALFGIWAAIGSVIYFGYGIRRSLEENNEQQPPGSTSQT from the exons ATGGTCCCCGCCCACACAGCCCCATCTCCACCCCAACAACCCAGGGGTGAGGACTGTCTTCTGTGCTCAGGACTCCCCGCTTCGGTTCTTGGAGATGTCTCAGCTCCAGCCCCGCACGGCTTAACCTCAGCCTCCCTGACTGACCCAGtgctccaggctctgctccaagGATCCA CAGATTGGAACATGTCAGCTACGTCTCGGATGCTCCAGCAGTATGTTCACCAATTTAGTCAGAAGCTGGCTCACAGGCGGCTGCTGGAGGCCAGAGCGGAGTCTGAGAGTCCCGAAGCCCATCTCAGCACCCTCGATCTGGTGGCCTTGGGTGTGGGCAGAACCCTGGGAGCTGGCGTGTACATCCTGGTTGGTGCAGTGGCCaaagtgagagctggaccagcGACTGTCATCTGCTTCCTGGTGGCCGGCCTGTCCTGTGTGTTGTCTGGGCTCTGCTATGCAGAGTTTGGGGCCCGGGTCCCAGGCTCCAGTTCTGCGTATCTCTACAGCTACATTACCATGGGACAACTCTGCGCCTTCATCACTGGCTGGAACCTCATCCTGTCCTTGGTCATCG GCACCGCCTGTATAGCCCGGGGCTGGAGCTCTGCCTTGGACAGCCTGACTGGGAACTACATCTCTCAGGGGTTACAGGAAACTCTCTCTCTGCATGTGCCCTACTTCCTGCCCACCTATGCAGACTTTGTCGCCCTGGCCCTGGTGCTGCTGCTCACAG GAGTGCTGGTCCTGGGAGCTCGCGAGTCGACCCTGGTTTACAAAGTGTTCACGGTCATCAACCTTTTGGTTCTCAGCTTTGTCATCCTCTCTGGCTTCGTTAAAGGAGACCTGCGCAATTGGGAGCTCACAGAACAGGACTACAAACTGCACACATCTGGATCCACTGACACTTATAGTTTGGAACG CTTGGACCCTCTGGGTTCCGGAGGGTTCATGCCCTTTGGCGTTGAAGGGATTCTCCACGGGGCAGCTACATGTTTCTACGCATTTCTTGGTTTTGATTCCATTGCCGTGAGAG GGGGAGAAGCCCTAAATCCTCAGCATTCCATCCCCTTCAGCATCATGATTTCTCTCTTCATCTGCTTTTTGGCATATTTTGGAGTCTCAGCGGCACTCACCCTCATGGTACTCTACTACCAGATTCAGCCCAAGAGTCCTTTGCTGCAGGCTTTTCTCCACGTAGGGTGGGGCCCTGCCAGATACTTTGTGGCTGTTGGCACCCTTTGTGCTCTTACATCCAG CCTCCTGGGTACCATGTTCACCATGCCTCGGCTGATCTGCGAAATGGCAAAGGATGGGCTCCTTTTCCGGGGACTTGCCTGGACCTATGGTCACACAGGCACCCCCGTCACGGCCATCATGGCTTCTGGAAACATTGCAG GGGTCATGGCATTACTGTTCGAATTCACGGATCTTGTGGATCTCGTATCTGTTGGGACGCTGCTTGCTTATTCCCTGGTGGTTTTTTCTGTGCTTGTCCTCAG ATACCAGCCAGATCAGATCTTaagcaaaaaggagaaaacagaagacaaaattgAGATGAAGTCTGAGATTGAAGGAAGTCCTTTGAACTCTGAGCCTGAAGCAGGAACCGCAAACATTCTAAAGACTCTGTGGTTCCCTACCAGCACCATCCCCACCCGGAAATCTGGCCAGATTGTCTATGGATGTGCTTCCCTGCTTG TTCTCCTGCTGACCATCCTGAGCCTGGTCCTGACCCAGTGGCCCAGCCAGTTGTTCTCTGGAGACCCCGGGCTCACAACagtggctgtgctgctgctgctgctcatcacTGGGGTCACGGTCATCATCTGGAGGCAGCCCCAGGACCCcacttatctttattttaaa GTCCCTGCTCTGCCTGTCCTCCCACTGGTCAGCATCTTCGTGAACGTTTCCCTGATGATGCAGATGACCTCTGGGACCTGGGCCCTGTTTGGCATCTGGGCAGCGATTG GATCTGTCATATACTTTGGATATGGGATCCGACGCAGCCTGGAGGAGAACAATGAGCAacagccaccaggctccacctccCAGACTTGA